The Lysobacter helvus nucleotide sequence TCCATGGACGGCTGCGCGGGATTGGCTCGGCGTGCGGTGCGCCTCACCGCAACGTTGCGGCCTGCAGCTTCGGTTTGCGAAAGCAGCGCGCTGCTTCTGAAACTTGTTTGGCTGGCGCTTTGCTTGCGCAACAGAATTTGCGAAAAAAACGTTTCGGCGCTTCCCATCGATGAAGAGCCCCCTTTGAGTCAAAGGGGGCGGCGCGACAGCGCGGGGGAATGTGGGTGCATTGGGCCGGGGCCCAAAGTTTTGCGCAGCAAAATTTTGGGAGCGCTTTGGCGCGCACGCGACAAAGTGCTGCCGGATGGGGCGTGGCGGAGCGCCCTGATGGGTGTCCCCGCCTTCGCGGGGACGACGCCAGGAACCGAATCCTGCTTTTGGAGCCTTCGCGGGCCCGGCGGGTACGGACGGAACTTGCGCGCCATCGCCCCCACCCCATAGCCTGCGGGTCCTCGCGCCGCCCGGCGCCTCCAGGGACCGACCCGTGACCGCACGTCCTTTCCTGCTCGCGCTCGCCATCTCCGCCGGCCTGCTCACGATCGCCGGCTGCAAGAAGACCCCCGAAGCGCCCGTCGCACCTGGCGGCATCGCCACCACGCCGCCGCCGGAAGGCGAGACGGCCGACCAGTTCATCGCGCGCGTCAACGACGAACTGCGCAAGGGCTATCCCGACCTCACCGCCGCGCAGTGGGTCTCGTCCACCTACATCAACGACGACAGCGAACGCCTCTCGTCGAAGGCCAACGAACGCTTCTCCATCCAGCTCAAGGGCTGGATCGAACAGTCGCGCAAGTTCGAAGGCCAGCCGATGTCGCCGGCCACCGCGCGCGCCATCACGCTGCTGAAGCTGCAGACCCCGATGCCGCCGCCGAACGATCCCAAGCAGCTCGAAGAGCTCACCCAGATCGCCTCGAAGATGGAAGGCATGTACGGCAAGGGCACGTACTGCAAGGGCGAGGGCTCGGCGAAGGTGTGCCGCCAGCTCGGCGACCTGGAAGCCGTGCTGGCCAGCAAGGACCACGACTACGACGCGCAGCTGGACGCCTGGCAAGGCTGGCACGCCACCGCGATCCCGATGCGCAAGGACTACACGCGCTTCGTCGAACTGGTGAACACCGGTGCACGCGACATGGGCTACGCCGACACGGGCGAGCTGTGGCGCGCCGGCTACGACATGACGCCCGCGCAGATCGCCGCGGAAACCGATCGCCTGTGGACGCAGGTCAAGCCGCTGTACGAACAGCTGCACTGCTACGCGCGCACGCAACTGAAGGCGAAATACGGCGAGCGCGGCGAAGTGGCCGGCGGCCTGCTGCCCGCGCACCTGATGGGCAACATGTGGCAGCAGGACTGGAGCAACCTTTGGGACATGCTGCAGCCGTACAAGGACGCCGGCGACCTCGACATCAACCAGAAGCTGGACCAGCTCGCCAAGGCCGACGAAGCCGAAGAGATGTCCAAGCTCTCGGGCCCGGATCTCCCGAACCCCGAACAGCTCGCCGACCTGCACCAGGTCGCCGCGCTGTCCACCGCCAAGCGCATGACCGAACGCGCGCAGGATTTCTACACCTCGCTCGGCATGCCCAAGCTGCCCGCGAGCTACTGGGAGAAGACGCAGTTCATCAAGCCGCGCGACCGCGACGTGGTCTGCCACGCCAGCGCGTGGGACATGAACATGGCCGGCGACGTGCGCACGAAGATGTGCATCAAGCCGACCGAGGAAGACTTCACCACGATCTACCACGAGCTCGGCCACGTCTATTACTACCTGTCGTACAACAACCTGCCGCCGCTGTTCCAGACCGGCGCGCACGATGGCTTCCACGAAGCGATCGGCGACACGATCGTGCTGGCGATGACGCCGAAGTACCTGCAGTCGATCGGCCTGGTCGGCGAACAGCAGCAGGGCGACCAGGCGCTGATCAACGCGCAGATGCGCATGGCGCTGGCGAAGGTGTCGTTCCTGCCGTTCGGGTTGATGATCGATCGCTGGCGCTGGGGCGTGTTCGACGGTTCGATCAAGCCCGACCAGTACAACAAGGCGTGGTGGGACCTGAAGGCGAAGTACCAGGGCGTGGCCCCGGTGACGCCGCGCGGCGAGGAGTTCTTCGATCCGGGCGCGAAGTACCACGTACCGGGCAACACGCCGTACACGCGCTATTTCCTCTCGCACATCCTGCAGTTCCAGTTCTACAAGGCGCTGTGCGACACGGCCGGCTACAAGGGCCCGCTGTACGAATGCAGCTTCTACGGCAACAAGGACGCCGGGAAGAAACTGCAGACGATGCTGTCGCGCGGCGCGAGCCAGCCGTGGCAGGCGACGCTCAAGGAAATGACGGGCAGCGACAAGATGGACGCGAGCGCGGTGCTCGAATACTTCGCCCCGCTGCAGGAATGGCTGAAGAAGCAGAACGAAGGCCAGACCTGCGGCTGGAGTTCGGGCCCGGTGGCCACCGCACCCGCGACGACGACGAAGCGCAACTGACGCGCACCCCTCCCTCCCCGCTCCGCGGGGAGGGCCGGGGAGGGAACGCCCCGATCGCCGCGCAATTCAGTACGCCGCCTCGTCGCCCCACCCGAACACCCCGATCAACGGCACGAACGCCACGTGATCCTTCGCTTCGGTCTCGAAGCGCGCCGCCTCCACGCGCGTCACCCGCACCAGCTGCTGGGCATGCAGCGAAGCGCCCACCGGCATCACCAGCCGCCCGCCGATCGCCAGCTGTCCCTTCAACACGTCCGGCACGCCCGGCCCGCCGGCGGACGCCACGATCGCATCGAACGGCGCCGCCTCCGGCCATCCCTGCGTGCCATCGCCCGTGCGCACGTCGATGTTGTCGTAGCCCAGCGATTCGAAGCGCCCGCGCGCCAGCGCCGCCAGCCGTTCGATGCGGTCGATCGTGAACACGCGCGCCGCGATCGCCGCCATCACCGCCGCGGCGTAGCCCGACCCCGCGCCGATCTCCAGCACCCGGTCGCCCGGCGCGATGCGGGCAAGCTCGACCATGCGCGCGACGATGTAGGGCTGCGAGATCGTCTGCCCGGCATCGATCGGCAACGGCCCGTCGTCGTAGGCGAACGCCTGCATCGACGCGCCGACGAAGGGCTCGCGCGGCACCCGGCCCATCGCGTCGAGCACGCGCGGATCGTGCAGCCCGCGCGCGGCGAGCTGGTGCCGGACCATCGCATCGCGTTGCTGGCTGAAATCCGCCACGGGCGCCCTCCTGCCGGCGACCGTAATCCTGCGAGGGTTGGCCCCGCGTGACCTGCCGGGCATGCGCGGCGCGCGCGCGCGCGGCATACTCGGGCGCATGACGCAGACCGCCACCCGCCCGCAGGTTCCGCCGCCGCCGTCCGACCTGGATCCGCAGCCGCTCGACCACGCCACCGCCCTGCCCGCGCGCTTCTACGCAGATCCTGCGTACGTCGCCGTCGACCGCGCGCTGATCTTCGATCGCGGCTGGCAACTCATCGCGCACGTGTGCCAGTTGCGCAACGCGGGCGACCACGCCATCGCCAATTTCGCCGGCCTGCCGGTGATCGCGGTGCGCGGCGCCGACAACGAAATCCGCGTCTTCCACAACGTGTGCCGCCATCGCGCCGGCCCGATCGCGCAGTGCGATGGCCTGGGCGCCAAGGCGCTGCGCTGCCGCTACCACGGCTGGACCTACACGCTCGAAGGCGTGCTGCGTTCGGCGCCGGAAATGGGCGGCGCGCCGGACTTCGTACCGTCCGACATCCGCCTGCCGCAACTGTCGGTGCGCGTGTGGCAGGGCATGGTATTCGCGTGCGTGGATAGTGCGCATGCGCCGGACTTCGATGCATTCGTCGCCGGAATCGATGCACGCCTGGGCCCCGACCGCGGGCTCGAACACTACGGCCACCACCACCGCGTCGGTTACGAAGTCGCGTGCAACTGGAAGGTGTACGTCGACAACTACCTCGAGGGCTACCACGTCCCGCACATCCATCCCGGCCTGAACAAGCTGCTGGATTACCGCAGCTACATCACCGAGACGGCGGAGTGGTACTCCTACCAGTTCAGCCCGCTGGAAAGCGGCGACGCCCTGTACGGCGCGGGCGATGCGCTCTATTACTGGATGTGGCCGAACACGATGCTCAACATCCTGCCCGGCCGCCTGCAGACCAACCGCATCATCCCGCTGGGCATCGATCGCTGCCGCGTGGAGTTCGATTTCTACTACGCGATGGACGAGTCCGAAGCCGGCGTCGCGCGCCGCGCCGCGGACCTGAGCTTCAGCGACGAGGTGCAGGTGGAAGACCTCACCATCTGCGAAGACGTGCAGCGCGGGTTGTCGTCGGGTTCGTACGTGCCCGGGCGCCTGAATCCGTTGCGCGAGAACGCCGTCCACCATTTCCACGAACTGCTGCGCCGGCTGTACCGGACCGGCGCGTGACGTCGCTCGAAGCGGAACCGCAAACCTCATCGGCCCGGCCGCTCGGCCTGTGGTCGGCGATCGCGCTCGTCGTCGGCAGCATGATCGGCAGCGGCGTGTTCCTGCTGCCTGCGTCGCTCGCGCCGTACGGCGCCGCGAGCCTGCTCGGCTGGGGCATCACCTTGTGCGGCGCGATCCTCCTGGCGCTCACGTTCTGCAAGTTGTCCGCGCGCTGGCCGCAGACCGGCGGGCCGTACGTGTATGCGCGCAACGGGTTCGGTGATGTCGCGGGCTTCGTGATCGCGTGGAGTTACTGGATCTCGGTGTGGTGCGCCAACGCGGCGATCGCGGTCGCCTTCGCCGGCAGCATCGGCGCGGTGTTCCCGCCGCTCACCGCCACGCCGCTGCGTTCGGCGATGTGCGCGCTCGGTGCGTTGTGGATCTGCACCGCGGTCAACCTCGCCGGCGTGCGCGAAGCGGGCCGCGTGCAATTGCTCACCACGGTATTGAAGCTGGTCCCGCTGCTGTTGTTCGCCGTGGTCGCGCTGTGGTTCGTCGACACCACGCACTACGTGCCGTTCAACCGCAGCGGCGAGCCGATGGGCCACGTCGTGCAGGCCACGGTCGCGCTGACGTTGTGGGCGTTCCTCGGCCTGGAAGCGGCGACGATCCCCGCCGGCGCGATCACCGATGCGTCGCGCACCATTCCGCGCGCCACGATCTTCGGCACGCTGCTCGCGGGCGTCGCGACGATCCTCGCGTGCACCGTGGTGTTGGGCCTGTTGCCGGGCGACGTGCTGAAGGATTCGCAGGCGCCGATGGCGGATGCCGCGAGCAGCTTGTGGGGTCCGGGTGCGGGCATCGCGCTCGCGGTGGTCGCCACGATCTCCACGTTCGGCGCGCTCAACGGCTGGGTGCTGGTCTCCGGCCAGGTGCCGCTGGCGGCCGCGCAGGACGGCATGTTGCCGAAACCCTTCGCGCGCCTGCATGCGAACGGCACGCCGGTGTTCGGCGTCGTCGCCAGCAGCGTGCTGGCGTCGTTGCTGGTGATGGCCAACTTCAGCCACTCGCTGGTGGAACTGTTCACGTTCTCCATCCTGCTGTCCACGGCGGCGACGTTGCTGCCCTACGTGGTCAGCAGCGCAGCGTGGCTACGCACCGGCGAGCGCAACGGCCGCATCCTGGCCGCGCTGGCGCTGCTTTACAGCCTGTATGCGCTGGTGGGCACGGGCAGCGAATCCCTGTTGTGGGGCGGCGCCTTGCTGCTGGCGGGCCTGCCGGTATTTGCGTTCATGCGGTACAGGGCCGCGACTGCGTAGAATCGCGCCGCGTCAAAACCGGCGCCGTTCAAAGCCCCCTGGGGATTCCGATGCGCATCACCCTGATCGCCCTCGCCTTCGCGCTCGCCCTTGCACCCGCCGTGCATGCGCAGGAAGCGACGAAGACCTTCACCGCCACCGGCAGCAGCGAAGCGCAGGCCTGCGACGCCGCCAACAAGCAGGCGCGCGACTGGGTCAAGCGCGGCAAGTCCGAAGGCCGCACGCGCACGCTCGTCGAAGCCGGCCAGTGCACCTGCACCGCGCAGGGCGCCACGCAGTCGTGCAAGCTCGATGCGCGCGTGACGGATGCGCAGTACGAAGCCGAAGAAGAAGGTTAAAGCCGCTCCGTCGGTTCCAGCGCCGCCGCTTCCGACGGCGCGCATGCCGCCATCGGCACGTTCGACCGCGATTCCCACTTCCAGAACGCCCAGCCCAGCGTGGTGAAGCACGCCGCGCCGATCGCCAGGCGCAGCGGCGACTGGCTGAGCAGCGGCGACAGCACGCCGGCGATGAACGCATTGCTGACCAGGCCGGTGAAGGCCTGCAGCGACGACGCACTGCCGCGCTGGCGCGGATACATGTCGAGGATCGCGAGCGTCAGGATCGGGAACACCAGCGCGATGCCGAACGAATTCAACATCATCGGCAACACCGCCCAAGGCACCGTCGGCACCGGCACGAACACGTTGTAGGCCAGGTTGGCCACCGCCGCCGCCCCGCAGCACGCAAAGCCCAGGCGCACCTGCTGCGTCGCGGCCACTTTGCCCGCGATGCGGCCCGACGTGAACGCCCCGAGCATCATCCCGCCGATCATCGGCACGAAGAACCACGCGAAGCTGCGCTGGTCGAGCTTCAGCAGGTCCAGCACGAACGCCGGCGCCGATGCGATGTACAGGAACAACGCACCGAAGTTGAACGTGCCCGCCGCCGCGAGCCGCTGGAACCGCGGGTTGAGGAAGATCGCCACGTAGTCGCGCAACAAGGCCTTGCCGCGCAGCTTCAGGCGCGCCTGCGGCGGATGCGTTTCCGGAAGCGCGAGCAGCGTTGCGATCCACAGCAGCGCGGAGAACGCGACGAGGAACCAGAAGATCGTCGGCCACGCGCTCCAGCCCAGCATCCAGCCGCCGATCACCGGCGCGATCGCCGGCGCGATGCCGAAGATCATCGACACCTGGCTCATCAAGCGTTGCGCATCGTGGCCATGCAGCACGTCGCGGATCACCGCGCGTCCCACGATCAGGCCCACGCCCGCACTGAGGCCCTGCAGCGCGCGGAACAGCAGCAGCGTCGTCAGGTCCGTCGACAGCGCGCACCCGGCCGACGCCGCGGCGAAGATCGCCAGCCCGCCGAGGATCACGCGCCGCCGCCCGATCGCATCCGACAGCGGCCCGTGCACCAGGCTCGTGAGCGCATACGCGATCAAGTAGACGCTGATCGTCTGCTGCATCGCCAGCTTGTCCGCACCGAGCTGCGCGCCCATCTGCGGGAAGGCCGGGAAGATCGTGTCGATCGAGAACGGCCCGAACATCGCCAGGCCGCCGAGCAGCACGGCGAGGCGCTTGGTCGACAGGCCGGGCTTGGCGTCCGTTCGGGAGGTGGCGTCCATTGGGGCGATGGTAGCGACGTTGCGGGTGAAAGACGGGAATGGAGCACTCGCTTCGAAAGAAACGATCGCCGCCGGCCGCGCGCTTCGGGGGGAGGGAGCACGCGCGACCGACGACGAACGGGGGGAAGGTCAGGCCGTTTGCGGCAATCCGCGAGGCGCGATGTCGTCGTGCGTCGCCACCGTCGCAGGCGTCGGCACCTGCGCCGGCGTCTCGCGCTTCACGCGATAGGCCCAGGCATACAACGTGGGCAGCACGATCAGCGTCAGCAGCGTGGCGACGGTGAGGCCGCCC carries:
- a CDS encoding M2 family metallopeptidase; this translates as MTARPFLLALAISAGLLTIAGCKKTPEAPVAPGGIATTPPPEGETADQFIARVNDELRKGYPDLTAAQWVSSTYINDDSERLSSKANERFSIQLKGWIEQSRKFEGQPMSPATARAITLLKLQTPMPPPNDPKQLEELTQIASKMEGMYGKGTYCKGEGSAKVCRQLGDLEAVLASKDHDYDAQLDAWQGWHATAIPMRKDYTRFVELVNTGARDMGYADTGELWRAGYDMTPAQIAAETDRLWTQVKPLYEQLHCYARTQLKAKYGERGEVAGGLLPAHLMGNMWQQDWSNLWDMLQPYKDAGDLDINQKLDQLAKADEAEEMSKLSGPDLPNPEQLADLHQVAALSTAKRMTERAQDFYTSLGMPKLPASYWEKTQFIKPRDRDVVCHASAWDMNMAGDVRTKMCIKPTEEDFTTIYHELGHVYYYLSYNNLPPLFQTGAHDGFHEAIGDTIVLAMTPKYLQSIGLVGEQQQGDQALINAQMRMALAKVSFLPFGLMIDRWRWGVFDGSIKPDQYNKAWWDLKAKYQGVAPVTPRGEEFFDPGAKYHVPGNTPYTRYFLSHILQFQFYKALCDTAGYKGPLYECSFYGNKDAGKKLQTMLSRGASQPWQATLKEMTGSDKMDASAVLEYFAPLQEWLKKQNEGQTCGWSSGPVATAPATTTKRN
- a CDS encoding protein-L-isoaspartate(D-aspartate) O-methyltransferase; this encodes MADFSQQRDAMVRHQLAARGLHDPRVLDAMGRVPREPFVGASMQAFAYDDGPLPIDAGQTISQPYIVARMVELARIAPGDRVLEIGAGSGYAAAVMAAIAARVFTIDRIERLAALARGRFESLGYDNIDVRTGDGTQGWPEAAPFDAIVASAGGPGVPDVLKGQLAIGGRLVMPVGASLHAQQLVRVTRVEAARFETEAKDHVAFVPLIGVFGWGDEAAY
- a CDS encoding aromatic ring-hydroxylating oxygenase subunit alpha, with the translated sequence MTQTATRPQVPPPPSDLDPQPLDHATALPARFYADPAYVAVDRALIFDRGWQLIAHVCQLRNAGDHAIANFAGLPVIAVRGADNEIRVFHNVCRHRAGPIAQCDGLGAKALRCRYHGWTYTLEGVLRSAPEMGGAPDFVPSDIRLPQLSVRVWQGMVFACVDSAHAPDFDAFVAGIDARLGPDRGLEHYGHHHRVGYEVACNWKVYVDNYLEGYHVPHIHPGLNKLLDYRSYITETAEWYSYQFSPLESGDALYGAGDALYYWMWPNTMLNILPGRLQTNRIIPLGIDRCRVEFDFYYAMDESEAGVARRAADLSFSDEVQVEDLTICEDVQRGLSSGSYVPGRLNPLRENAVHHFHELLRRLYRTGA
- a CDS encoding amino acid permease; protein product: MTSLEAEPQTSSARPLGLWSAIALVVGSMIGSGVFLLPASLAPYGAASLLGWGITLCGAILLALTFCKLSARWPQTGGPYVYARNGFGDVAGFVIAWSYWISVWCANAAIAVAFAGSIGAVFPPLTATPLRSAMCALGALWICTAVNLAGVREAGRVQLLTTVLKLVPLLLFAVVALWFVDTTHYVPFNRSGEPMGHVVQATVALTLWAFLGLEAATIPAGAITDASRTIPRATIFGTLLAGVATILACTVVLGLLPGDVLKDSQAPMADAASSLWGPGAGIALAVVATISTFGALNGWVLVSGQVPLAAAQDGMLPKPFARLHANGTPVFGVVASSVLASLLVMANFSHSLVELFTFSILLSTAATLLPYVVSSAAWLRTGERNGRILAALALLYSLYALVGTGSESLLWGGALLLAGLPVFAFMRYRAATA
- a CDS encoding multidrug effflux MFS transporter: MDATSRTDAKPGLSTKRLAVLLGGLAMFGPFSIDTIFPAFPQMGAQLGADKLAMQQTISVYLIAYALTSLVHGPLSDAIGRRRVILGGLAIFAAASAGCALSTDLTTLLLFRALQGLSAGVGLIVGRAVIRDVLHGHDAQRLMSQVSMIFGIAPAIAPVIGGWMLGWSAWPTIFWFLVAFSALLWIATLLALPETHPPQARLKLRGKALLRDYVAIFLNPRFQRLAAAGTFNFGALFLYIASAPAFVLDLLKLDQRSFAWFFVPMIGGMMLGAFTSGRIAGKVAATQQVRLGFACCGAAAVANLAYNVFVPVPTVPWAVLPMMLNSFGIALVFPILTLAILDMYPRQRGSASSLQAFTGLVSNAFIAGVLSPLLSQSPLRLAIGAACFTTLGWAFWKWESRSNVPMAACAPSEAAALEPTERL